Proteins encoded by one window of Teretinema zuelzerae:
- a CDS encoding PP2C family protein-serine/threonine phosphatase: MLQTRKQLVKLSIDLVIGLVFSFFMYIVLPEFSFTGHFIAAGFVFFVCAIAASVATHLLWQRMEFKVFRVQDSRLIVQFIDRLRFSYTVEDLIDSIQSVLEHEADSSVLYVNSENSYVIYNSPTRIATDPETLEVLSRNFPETWSEGFYLIDEKLGLVSDFEHARGFFLVYGKLHFYVLCRYMKVFEQSIFDTLLYEFANFQKRTRTITQLTAISELAKEWDMVAQTQMSFLPQKMPELPKLDIAAYFRPLVNVSGDFYDIIPIDEDRTFFLLGDVSGKGLASALIMGVIMNTVKIIDNKEDLPGVIRAIDTAIKSMRLQDKYAVLFIGIVDTKKMKIRYVNASMADPLIITKAPDGYKIKPLQSTCSLVGIIDLDEIVQEEMSLYRGDVILMASDGVSEVMDDSGVELGDTDLYLNTVRNSAHKAARHFVNDIADLVLSYNGDKKLRDDVTMLVAKIEE, from the coding sequence ATGCTTCAAACCCGCAAACAGCTGGTCAAGCTGTCGATCGATCTTGTTATCGGTCTGGTCTTTTCCTTTTTCATGTACATTGTATTGCCCGAGTTTTCCTTTACCGGGCATTTTATCGCCGCCGGATTCGTCTTTTTCGTCTGCGCGATAGCCGCTTCAGTGGCGACTCATCTTCTGTGGCAGCGAATGGAATTCAAGGTTTTCCGCGTACAGGACAGCAGGCTCATCGTCCAATTCATCGATCGCCTGCGATTCTCCTACACCGTCGAAGATCTCATCGATTCCATCCAGTCCGTGCTCGAGCATGAAGCCGACTCTTCCGTCCTTTACGTCAACTCCGAGAATTCGTACGTCATTTACAACAGCCCGACCAGAATCGCCACCGATCCTGAAACCCTGGAAGTTCTCAGCAGGAATTTCCCGGAAACCTGGTCGGAAGGCTTTTATCTGATCGACGAGAAGCTCGGCCTGGTCTCCGATTTCGAACACGCCCGTGGCTTCTTCCTTGTGTACGGGAAACTGCATTTTTACGTTCTGTGCCGGTACATGAAGGTTTTTGAACAAAGCATCTTCGATACTCTCTTATACGAATTCGCGAATTTCCAAAAGCGTACCCGCACCATTACCCAGCTGACGGCTATTTCAGAATTGGCAAAGGAATGGGATATGGTCGCCCAAACCCAGATGTCCTTCCTTCCGCAGAAGATGCCCGAGCTGCCCAAGCTCGACATAGCCGCGTACTTCCGCCCCCTGGTAAACGTTTCCGGCGACTTTTACGACATCATTCCGATAGACGAAGACCGGACCTTCTTCCTTTTAGGTGACGTTTCGGGCAAGGGTCTCGCTTCCGCGCTCATAATGGGCGTCATCATGAACACGGTCAAAATCATCGACAACAAGGAAGATCTCCCCGGCGTCATCAGGGCAATCGATACCGCGATCAAGTCTATGCGCCTTCAGGATAAATACGCGGTTCTGTTCATCGGAATCGTCGACACCAAAAAGATGAAGATACGCTATGTGAACGCCTCAATGGCCGATCCCCTGATTATCACCAAGGCTCCCGACGGATACAAGATCAAGCCGCTTCAGTCGACCTGCAGCCTTGTCGGCATCATCGATCTGGACGAAATAGTCCAGGAGGAGATGTCCCTGTACCGCGGCGACGTTATTCTCATGGCTTCCGACGGCGTTTCCGAGGTTATGGACGACTCCGGCGTAGAGCTCGGCGATACGGACCTCTACCTTAACACGGTAAGAAACAGCGCCCATAAGGCCGCGCGGCATTTTGTGAACGATATTGCCGATCTCGTTCTGTCCTACAACGGCGATAAAAAGCTTCGCGACGACGTTACGATGCTGGTCGCAAAGATCGAGGAGTAA
- a CDS encoding STAS domain-containing protein, whose product MENISIIEKSGSNYNLLEVAGTINSYTYTEFQNKVYDLVKKTNLVLDLSRVTNLSSSGLGVLMAALEDGNEVGNKLYVMKPSEVVRLAIESTGFSEMFTVIYSLTEVM is encoded by the coding sequence GTGGAAAATATAAGCATTATCGAGAAAAGCGGTTCGAACTATAATCTGTTGGAAGTAGCGGGAACCATCAATTCATATACGTACACCGAGTTTCAGAACAAGGTGTACGACCTCGTAAAGAAAACGAATCTGGTGCTCGACCTTTCCCGCGTTACGAATCTGTCCTCTTCCGGCCTCGGCGTTTTGATGGCCGCGCTGGAGGACGGGAACGAGGTGGGCAATAAATTGTATGTGATGAAACCCTCGGAAGTAGTGCGCCTTGCGATCGAATCCACCGGCTTCAGCGAAATGTTCACGGTTATTTATTCCCTCACCGAGGTTATGTGA
- the dnaJ gene encoding molecular chaperone DnaJ, with protein sequence MAKRDYYEVLGVQKGASKDEIKKGYRKLAIQYHPDKNPGDKTAEDKFKEATEAYEVLSDDQKRQIYDQYGHAGLEGMGAGGPGGFDPNAFQGFEDIFGDFSGIFENLFGGGGGGRRRSGGQSSNQGASLRYDLQISFKDAVYGTKAEVQYSRSESCAACKGTGAAGGSGRKMCSTCQGAGQVRRSSGFFSIASPCPSCNGEGTIIENPCRECSGSGTQKKRQKILVTIPAGVEDGKRINIPRQGDAGPNGGPYGDLFVFIRIKPHPYFERNESDLYCAVPISITQAALGAEVTIAALDDKQLKLKIPAGTQNGKLLRIKEEGVPVQGGRKGDLYIKIIVQVPTKLSSKAKALLAEVSSLEGENSNPTPIALSELRS encoded by the coding sequence GTGGCTAAACGTGATTATTATGAAGTCCTAGGCGTCCAAAAGGGAGCCTCCAAGGATGAGATAAAAAAAGGATACCGGAAACTGGCGATCCAGTACCATCCGGATAAAAATCCCGGCGATAAAACCGCTGAAGATAAATTCAAAGAAGCTACCGAAGCGTATGAAGTTCTTTCAGACGACCAGAAACGCCAGATTTACGACCAATACGGCCATGCCGGATTGGAAGGAATGGGCGCCGGCGGTCCGGGAGGCTTCGATCCGAACGCCTTCCAGGGTTTTGAAGACATCTTCGGAGATTTTTCCGGCATTTTCGAAAACCTTTTCGGGGGAGGCGGCGGCGGACGCCGGCGTTCCGGCGGACAGTCCAGCAATCAGGGCGCGAGCCTCCGCTACGATTTGCAGATTTCCTTTAAGGATGCCGTCTACGGAACAAAGGCCGAAGTTCAGTATTCCAGGAGCGAAAGCTGCGCGGCCTGCAAAGGCACGGGAGCGGCCGGCGGATCCGGACGCAAGATGTGTTCAACCTGCCAGGGCGCGGGCCAGGTGCGCAGAAGTTCGGGCTTTTTCTCGATCGCGTCTCCCTGTCCTTCCTGCAACGGCGAAGGCACGATAATTGAAAATCCCTGCCGCGAATGCAGCGGAAGCGGAACGCAGAAAAAACGCCAGAAAATTCTGGTCACCATACCGGCAGGCGTCGAGGACGGGAAGCGGATAAACATTCCCCGCCAGGGAGACGCAGGCCCTAACGGCGGTCCCTACGGAGATCTGTTCGTTTTCATCAGGATCAAGCCTCATCCGTATTTCGAGAGAAACGAGTCAGACCTCTACTGCGCGGTTCCTATTTCGATCACCCAGGCGGCTCTCGGCGCGGAAGTCACCATAGCGGCTTTGGACGATAAACAGCTCAAGCTGAAGATTCCTGCCGGTACGCAGAACGGAAAGCTGCTTCGCATCAAGGAGGAAGGCGTTCCCGTCCAGGGCGGCAGAAAGGGAGATCTGTACATTAAAATAATCGTGCAGGTGCCGACCAAGCTTTCATCGAAGGCGAAGGCTCTTTTAGCCGAGGTTTCGAGCCTTGAAGGGGAGAACTCAAATCCGACCCCGATAGCTCTTTCCGAGCTTCGGTCCTGA
- a CDS encoding SpoIIE family protein phosphatase: MNLLIFSYLLALFLFSFSYYLDARSEKTTSLFTSISMTAAFVSLFSGLGANLLYTGNVTIGVLAVRVALLCFAILSLSLMKFCAAIPYQTRNIFLNFLYWVFVIAALYLVFIHGISVTIGSDKKFTLWSGLVMGTLSGIRLYAVIFVYGIPGLTVFSLVARALGIRSRIYQQRLLLVALSILASFAVSWFLFQLSSVYGWAFPLIPFGLAVLIVLLYRSVTVTTLFDRSLVIATLTNFLLLSVIFSFLSGLTSALVIRVVPFVSAILVLLTALTVVILLLRDKASSILRRYIRIGSDYEADLEKGLDSIDFSSRDENVVERTVSLLSTYVECSSVDILVSNDKGSLTSVYSTTGIKTEVPIDSKGIDFLLNHNESIILKTQAISHHSYADVKNDLLKIFEPTRSDAFILLREGHRVIGLILLGQKKRGAEYTDYDYTVLSKLYSNFFLVLYYLKNIANESVVLTVDREIEFSGQIISSIQDNIDRIDHPKVDVDFITRSARKLGGDFIDFIKLGEDKYLYVMGDVSGKGLNASMSMVILKSVLRTFLAETSDFKQLVVKVNLFIKNNLPKGTFFAGVFGIIDFSTNTMFYINCGVPAMFLYTAAYNNAIEIQGDGKVLGFVKDIAKYIKVKKIVMNPQDIILLTTDGLVDSTNLRGERFGKDRVQRMLMDNRSYPAGRMAQFLCDSLGEFVSRELEDDITVLVFKYLSK, translated from the coding sequence ATGAATCTGCTCATTTTCAGTTATCTGTTGGCCCTATTCCTCTTTTCCTTTTCGTATTATCTCGATGCGCGTTCCGAAAAGACGACAAGCCTGTTCACAAGCATCTCCATGACCGCCGCCTTCGTGTCGTTGTTTTCCGGTCTCGGCGCCAATCTCCTGTATACGGGCAACGTGACCATCGGCGTGCTTGCCGTCCGCGTAGCCCTCTTGTGTTTCGCCATTTTAAGCCTTTCGCTTATGAAATTCTGCGCCGCGATTCCGTATCAAACACGGAATATCTTTTTGAACTTCCTGTATTGGGTGTTTGTCATCGCGGCATTGTATCTGGTTTTCATCCACGGCATATCCGTGACTATCGGTTCCGATAAAAAATTCACGCTTTGGTCCGGCCTTGTTATGGGAACCTTGTCCGGAATCCGCCTGTACGCCGTCATATTCGTCTACGGCATCCCCGGCTTGACGGTATTCAGCCTCGTCGCGAGGGCGTTGGGGATTCGCAGCCGCATTTATCAGCAACGGTTGCTGCTGGTTGCCCTCTCCATTCTTGCCTCTTTCGCCGTCTCCTGGTTCCTTTTTCAGCTTTCATCCGTGTACGGCTGGGCCTTTCCGCTTATTCCCTTCGGCCTTGCGGTGTTGATTGTGCTGCTGTACCGTTCGGTTACAGTCACAACCCTCTTCGATCGTTCTCTCGTTATCGCGACGCTGACGAACTTTCTGCTCTTGAGCGTTATTTTCAGCTTCTTGTCGGGATTGACCTCCGCCCTCGTCATTCGCGTCGTTCCGTTCGTGTCGGCCATACTGGTTCTGTTAACCGCGCTCACCGTTGTCATCCTGCTTCTGCGGGATAAGGCATCGTCGATTCTCCGCCGGTATATCCGCATCGGTTCCGATTACGAAGCCGATCTGGAAAAGGGGCTCGACTCGATCGATTTCTCCTCCCGGGATGAAAACGTCGTAGAGCGCACCGTATCTCTTCTTTCCACCTATGTCGAATGCTCGTCGGTGGACATCCTGGTTTCGAACGACAAGGGAAGTTTGACTTCCGTTTATTCTACAACGGGAATTAAAACCGAGGTTCCGATAGACAGCAAGGGAATCGATTTCCTGCTCAATCACAATGAATCGATAATTCTCAAAACTCAGGCGATCAGCCACCACTCGTACGCTGACGTGAAAAACGATCTTCTGAAAATATTCGAGCCGACCCGATCCGACGCCTTCATTCTTCTGCGCGAAGGGCATCGCGTCATCGGTCTCATCCTGCTCGGCCAGAAAAAGCGCGGTGCCGAATACACCGATTACGACTACACGGTTCTTTCAAAGCTGTATTCCAACTTCTTCCTCGTTCTGTATTATCTGAAGAACATCGCGAACGAATCGGTCGTTCTTACCGTCGACCGGGAAATCGAATTTTCCGGCCAGATTATTTCATCGATCCAGGACAATATCGACCGCATCGATCATCCCAAGGTAGACGTCGATTTTATAACGCGATCCGCTCGCAAACTGGGCGGAGACTTCATCGACTTCATCAAGCTCGGGGAAGACAAGTACCTCTACGTCATGGGCGACGTCTCGGGAAAGGGCTTGAACGCCAGCATGTCCATGGTTATTCTGAAGTCGGTTCTGCGCACCTTCCTCGCGGAAACCTCTGACTTCAAACAGCTCGTCGTGAAGGTCAATCTTTTCATCAAGAACAATCTTCCCAAGGGAACCTTTTTCGCCGGCGTGTTCGGAATCATCGATTTTTCCACGAACACCATGTTCTACATAAACTGCGGCGTGCCCGCCATGTTCCTCTATACCGCCGCCTACAATAACGCGATCGAAATACAGGGCGACGGAAAGGTTCTCGGCTTCGTGAAGGATATCGCCAAGTACATCAAGGTAAAGAAGATAGTCATGAATCCGCAGGACATTATCCTTCTCACCACCGACGGCCTCGTGGATTCGACGAACCTTCGCGGAGAGCGCTTCGGAAAAGATCGCGTCCAGCGCATGCTTATGGACAACCGTTCGTATCCTGCCGGACGCATGGCCCAGTTCCTGTGCGACAGCCTCGGCGAATTCGTCTCGCGCGAGCTTGAAGACGATATCACCGTGCTGGTTTTCAAGTATCTGAGTAAATAA